One Natrinema marinum genomic window carries:
- a CDS encoding PAS domain S-box protein — protein MQTRDESPPGSVSMEPIRVLYVDDDPEYPDASAALERADETIETFRANSADDGLERLAETEVDCIVSEYDLPDMDGLAFLESVRAETDDVPFILYTDAGSEAIASEAISAGVTDYVCKGHEGGATLADRIVDAVATTRARLGRQRQLRAIETAQEGIGILNDDGQFVYVNQAYADLYGYEPADLVGQGWGHLYPEDDLATVREEIVPTVMAEGDWHGETTGLRADGSTFTEAHSLSAAGDGDLICTVQDISDRKARERDLERYETIIEALGDPVYTVDADGRYTYVNDAYAELTGYEKGEIVGQHVSVLLDEASVERATDSVQSLFAKTETDQRTYETTVTTKDGERIQCEAKVSLLPLEDGQYRGVAGVVRDITDRKVRERELEEYETILKTVPDEVYALDADGYFTKVVPPVDAEVTVSGYRSDEMVGKHVSHVLSDDDIERAESIIESMLRDGDRDRASFEMETITADGERVPNENHFALLPPDEDGRFRGTVGVLRDITERKARERELKAQNERLDRFAGIVSHDLRNPLNVAQGRLELAREECDSEDLEAVAWAHDRMVVLIENILAVARERDPDPDTNPVGLAAIAEDCWAHVETGEATLRLETDAVVNADRTRLKQFLENLIRNAVEHGSGSPDPFAQQGGADRSGAGVTITIGDLADDRGPGFYVEDDGPGIADDERSKIFESGYSSASDGTGLGLAIVADVAEAHGWTVTVTDGADGGARFEFTGVERADWRRPDGDGE, from the coding sequence ATGCAAACCCGAGACGAATCCCCTCCCGGGAGCGTCTCGATGGAGCCGATCCGCGTACTCTACGTGGACGACGACCCGGAGTATCCCGACGCATCAGCCGCCCTCGAGCGAGCAGACGAGACCATCGAAACGTTTCGCGCGAACAGCGCCGACGACGGGCTCGAGCGCCTCGCAGAGACCGAAGTCGACTGTATCGTCTCGGAGTACGATCTCCCTGATATGGACGGACTGGCCTTTCTCGAGTCCGTCCGGGCGGAAACCGACGATGTACCGTTCATCCTCTATACGGATGCGGGGTCGGAAGCGATCGCGAGCGAGGCAATCTCGGCGGGCGTTACAGACTACGTGTGCAAGGGGCACGAAGGGGGCGCGACGTTGGCCGATCGGATCGTCGACGCCGTCGCAACGACGCGGGCGCGACTAGGGCGCCAGCGACAGCTCCGTGCCATCGAAACGGCCCAGGAAGGGATCGGGATTCTCAACGACGACGGCCAGTTCGTCTACGTGAACCAGGCGTACGCAGACCTCTACGGCTACGAGCCTGCTGACCTGGTCGGCCAGGGATGGGGGCACCTCTATCCCGAGGACGACCTCGCGACCGTCCGGGAGGAGATCGTACCGACGGTGATGGCGGAGGGCGACTGGCACGGGGAGACGACCGGACTCCGAGCGGACGGATCGACGTTCACCGAGGCCCACTCGCTGTCGGCGGCGGGTGACGGCGACCTGATCTGTACGGTACAAGACATCTCCGACCGCAAAGCGCGCGAGCGGGACCTCGAGCGCTACGAAACGATCATCGAGGCGCTGGGCGACCCTGTCTACACGGTCGACGCCGACGGCCGGTACACGTACGTCAACGATGCCTACGCCGAGTTGACCGGCTACGAAAAAGGCGAGATCGTCGGCCAGCACGTCTCGGTCCTACTCGACGAGGCGTCCGTCGAACGCGCCACCGACAGCGTCCAGTCGCTGTTCGCAAAGACCGAGACGGACCAGCGGACCTACGAGACCACCGTCACGACCAAAGACGGCGAGCGGATTCAGTGTGAGGCGAAAGTCTCGCTGTTGCCCCTCGAGGACGGCCAGTATCGCGGCGTCGCCGGCGTCGTTCGCGACATCACCGACCGAAAGGTGCGAGAGCGAGAACTCGAGGAGTACGAGACGATCCTCAAAACGGTTCCCGACGAAGTATACGCGCTGGACGCCGACGGCTACTTCACCAAGGTCGTGCCGCCGGTCGACGCCGAAGTGACAGTGTCCGGGTATCGATCCGACGAGATGGTCGGCAAACACGTCTCGCACGTGCTCAGTGACGACGACATCGAGCGAGCCGAGTCGATAATCGAATCGATGTTGCGCGACGGTGACCGTGACCGCGCATCGTTCGAGATGGAGACGATAACGGCGGACGGCGAACGCGTCCCCAACGAGAATCACTTCGCCCTCCTCCCGCCCGACGAGGACGGCCGCTTCCGAGGGACCGTCGGCGTCCTGCGAGATATTACCGAGCGGAAGGCCCGAGAGCGCGAACTGAAGGCGCAGAACGAACGCCTCGACCGGTTCGCCGGCATCGTCTCCCACGATCTCCGGAACCCACTGAACGTCGCGCAGGGCCGCCTCGAGCTGGCCCGCGAGGAGTGCGATAGCGAGGACCTCGAGGCCGTCGCCTGGGCGCACGACCGGATGGTCGTCCTGATCGAGAACATTCTGGCGGTCGCCCGCGAGCGCGATCCCGATCCGGACACGAACCCGGTCGGTCTCGCGGCGATCGCCGAGGATTGCTGGGCACACGTCGAGACGGGCGAAGCGACGCTTCGACTCGAGACGGACGCCGTCGTGAATGCCGACCGGACGCGGCTCAAACAGTTCCTCGAGAATCTGATCCGGAATGCGGTCGAACACGGCTCGGGGAGTCCGGACCCGTTCGCCCAGCAGGGCGGGGCTGACCGCAGCGGCGCAGGCGTCACGATCACCATTGGCGACCTTGCCGACGACCGAGGACCCGGATTCTACGTCGAAGACGACGGCCCCGGCATCGCCGACGACGAGCGCAGCAAGATCTTCGAGAGCGGCTACTCGAGCGCCAGCGACGGCACCGGGCTCGGGCTGGCGATCGTCGCGGACGTCGCCGAGGCCCACGGCTGGACCGTGACCGTCACCGACGGTGCCGACGGCGGGGCGCGGTTCGAGTTTACCGGCGTCGAGCGAGCGGACTGGCGGCGACCCGACGGCGACGGAGAGTAA